A single genomic interval of Streptococcus suis harbors:
- a CDS encoding putative holin-like toxin: protein MHQNLTERRSVLLTAFEVVQTILSFGGFTVALIGLGYKIFKDEDKK from the coding sequence ATTCATCAAAATCTGACGGAAAGGAGGAGCGTTCTTTTGACAGCTTTTGAAGTTGTGCAGACGATTTTAAGTTTCGGTGGTTTCACAGTTGCTTTGATTGGTTTGGGCTATAAAATCTTCAAAGATGAAGACAAAAAATAA
- the pepA gene encoding glutamyl aminopeptidase: MTLFEKIKEVTELQSLPGFEGQVRNHIRQKITPHVDRIETDGLGGIFGIKDTAVENAPRILVAAHMDEVGFMISQIKPDGTFRVVELGGWNPLVVSSQAFTLQLQDGRTIPAISGSVPPHLSRGANAPGMPAIADIIFDAGFANYDEAWAFGVRPGDVLVPKNETILTANGKNVISKAWDNRYGVLMVTELLENLSGQALPNQLIAGANVQEEVGLRGAHASTTKFNPDIFLAVDCSPAGDIYGDQGKIGDGTLLRFYDPGHIMLKNMKDFLLTTAEEAGVKFQYYCGKGGTDAGAAHLKNHGVPSTTIGVCARYIHSHQTLYSMDDFLEAQAFLQAIVKKLDRSTVDLIKNY; the protein is encoded by the coding sequence ATGACTCTTTTTGAAAAAATTAAAGAAGTAACCGAATTGCAAAGCTTACCGGGATTTGAAGGACAGGTTCGCAACCACATCCGCCAGAAAATCACGCCACATGTGGACCGCATTGAAACAGACGGTCTAGGTGGAATTTTTGGCATCAAGGATACGGCTGTTGAAAACGCTCCTCGTATCCTAGTGGCCGCCCACATGGATGAGGTTGGCTTTATGATTAGCCAAATCAAGCCAGACGGTACTTTCCGTGTTGTCGAGCTAGGTGGCTGGAATCCTCTGGTTGTTTCTAGCCAAGCCTTCACTCTTCAGTTGCAGGACGGTCGTACCATTCCAGCCATCTCAGGCTCAGTACCACCTCACCTTTCACGGGGGGCTAACGCTCCTGGCATGCCTGCCATTGCTGATATTATTTTCGATGCTGGTTTTGCCAATTATGACGAAGCCTGGGCTTTCGGTGTTCGTCCGGGGGATGTCCTGGTTCCAAAAAACGAAACTATCCTTACTGCCAACGGAAAAAATGTTATTTCTAAGGCTTGGGACAACCGCTATGGTGTCCTGATGGTAACCGAACTGCTAGAAAACCTATCGGGGCAAGCATTACCAAACCAGTTGATTGCTGGGGCAAATGTGCAAGAGGAGGTTGGTCTTCGTGGCGCTCATGCCTCTACAACCAAGTTCAATCCAGATATTTTCCTCGCTGTTGATTGCTCACCTGCAGGTGATATTTATGGCGACCAAGGAAAAATTGGGGATGGTACCCTACTTCGTTTCTATGATCCAGGTCACATCATGCTAAAAAATATGAAAGACTTCCTCCTCACAACTGCTGAAGAAGCAGGTGTCAAATTCCAATACTACTGTGGTAAAGGTGGAACAGATGCTGGTGCAGCCCACTTGAAAAACCACGGCGTTCCATCAACGACAATCGGTGTCTGCGCTCGCTATATCCATTCACATCAAACCCTCTATAGCATGGATGACTTCCTAGAGGCTCAAGCCTTCTTGCAAGCCATCGTTAAAAAACTAGATCGCTCAACGGTTGATTTGATTAAAAACTATTAG
- a CDS encoding type I toxin-antitoxin system Fst family toxin: protein MIALLFELLTLFVAPIVSGLVLILFEYWLNNRNK from the coding sequence GTGATTGCCTTGTTGTTCGAACTTCTCACATTGTTCGTTGCACCTATTGTATCAGGTCTTGTGTTGATACTCTTTGAGTATTGGCTCAACAATCGCAACAAATAG
- a CDS encoding DUF4651 domain-containing protein: protein MKKKKTALLAGLLGAGVLTASAQFYRKIQEDRKKAQALQEVRDFFADLGEIATVYVDETASTRDQLIGGVVMEAGQVFLFENTKGSIQYREEER from the coding sequence ATGAAAAAGAAGAAGACAGCCTTGCTAGCAGGCTTATTGGGGGCAGGTGTGCTCACCGCTAGTGCTCAATTTTACCGTAAAATCCAAGAAGACCGTAAAAAAGCACAGGCCTTGCAGGAGGTACGTGACTTTTTCGCTGATTTAGGAGAGATTGCCACGGTCTATGTGGATGAAACAGCCTCAACTCGTGACCAGCTTATTGGCGGGGTTGTGATGGAGGCAGGACAGGTGTTTTTATTTGAAAATACCAAAGGTTCTATTCAATACAGGGAGGAAGAAAGATGA
- a CDS encoding thioredoxin family protein: protein MIFPTNLEEVAALIEDGKPTVFLFVTTWCGDCHYIKPHVPAIEEAFPDLRFVQLDRDDFMPLAQEWAILGIPSLVVLENGKEIGRFVDKNRKTKEEIMNFLAGLGR from the coding sequence ATGATTTTTCCAACAAATCTTGAAGAAGTGGCTGCTTTGATTGAAGATGGCAAGCCGACTGTTTTTCTATTTGTGACGACTTGGTGTGGAGATTGCCACTATATTAAACCGCATGTGCCAGCTATCGAAGAAGCTTTTCCAGATCTCCGTTTTGTGCAACTGGATCGAGATGACTTTATGCCTTTGGCACAGGAATGGGCTATTTTAGGCATTCCAAGTCTGGTTGTTTTGGAAAATGGTAAGGAAATCGGTCGTTTTGTCGATAAGAATCGCAAGACCAAGGAAGAAATCATGAACTTCTTAGCTGGACTGGGTAGATAA
- a CDS encoding DUF1002 domain-containing protein translates to MKKSLGKILLAPVVLGLGLGLSLAPLVQAEIQTDVINEKWGKPTLVYGGGLSDAQATEVNNLFGISDVNNVSRQVVVGADMDQYLGTSGADTASLYSSVLVQKQDTGKGVVVDIKTPQNITLITETQYANAAITAGATDVLIDVAAPIQVTGESALTGVYKALAANGETVDTARTEVAQQELETVNEVATAHTGDTNFDSSALDKAVAEIKTALADYKKSNGQVASESDINTMINDVLANNGLENVITADEISKLVTFAKAYQETSAIDSAEVAAQLNQFKQQAEQQISEAYKNLQDSGILEKIGAFFENLWKGLTGLFA, encoded by the coding sequence ATGAAGAAATCACTAGGAAAAATCCTTCTAGCACCTGTGGTGCTGGGTTTGGGTTTGGGTTTGAGTCTTGCTCCCTTGGTGCAGGCTGAGATTCAAACAGATGTTATCAATGAAAAATGGGGCAAGCCAACACTAGTCTACGGTGGAGGTCTGTCAGATGCGCAGGCGACAGAGGTTAACAATCTATTTGGTATTTCGGATGTCAATAATGTTAGCCGTCAGGTGGTTGTTGGCGCGGATATGGACCAATATTTAGGTACATCTGGAGCGGACACAGCCTCTCTCTATTCATCTGTCTTGGTGCAAAAGCAGGACACTGGCAAAGGGGTTGTGGTGGATATTAAGACGCCACAGAACATCACCTTGATTACCGAAACGCAGTATGCCAATGCGGCTATTACAGCTGGTGCGACAGATGTCTTGATTGACGTTGCGGCACCCATTCAGGTGACGGGAGAGTCCGCCCTGACAGGTGTTTACAAGGCTCTTGCAGCCAATGGTGAAACAGTTGATACCGCTCGAACTGAAGTAGCTCAACAGGAGCTAGAGACAGTCAATGAAGTGGCAACGGCTCACACAGGTGACACTAATTTTGATAGTTCGGCCTTGGATAAGGCAGTAGCAGAAATCAAGACAGCTCTTGCCGACTACAAAAAGTCTAATGGTCAGGTAGCTTCCGAATCAGACATCAATACTATGATTAACGATGTCTTGGCCAATAACGGTTTGGAAAATGTCATCACAGCAGATGAAATTTCTAAGCTAGTCACATTTGCCAAAGCTTATCAGGAAACCTCTGCTATTGATTCGGCTGAGGTTGCTGCCCAGCTCAACCAGTTCAAGCAACAGGCGGAGCAACAAATTTCAGAAGCCTATAAGAATCTACAAGATTCAGGGATTTTAGAAAAAATCGGTGCCTTCTTTGAAAATCTTTGGAAAGGCTTGACCGGTCTATTTGCATAA
- the ytpR gene encoding YtpR family tRNA-binding protein: protein MIFTYNKEQVGDVLMVIVAEDKGQPVQFERKGQVARVFLEDTGKTVAWNIFEASSLVEIAGNGQVFMTDEQVATLNAELAKEGFAEGLVNDNAPKFVVGQIAELVPHPDSDHLNICQVNVGDKTVQIVAGAPNAAQGLKTIVALPGAMMPSGSLIFPGKLRGENSFGMMCSPRELALPNAPQVRGIIELDDSAVVGEAFDPVKHWKG from the coding sequence ATGATTTTTACATATAATAAAGAACAGGTTGGCGATGTCCTTATGGTGATTGTGGCTGAAGACAAGGGGCAGCCTGTTCAGTTTGAACGCAAGGGTCAAGTGGCGCGTGTTTTCCTAGAGGACACAGGGAAAACAGTAGCCTGGAATATTTTTGAAGCATCAAGTTTGGTTGAGATTGCTGGAAATGGTCAAGTTTTCATGACAGACGAGCAAGTTGCGACCTTGAATGCTGAATTGGCTAAGGAAGGTTTTGCTGAAGGCTTGGTTAACGACAATGCTCCAAAGTTCGTAGTCGGTCAGATTGCGGAATTGGTTCCTCATCCAGACAGCGACCACCTCAATATCTGTCAGGTCAATGTTGGGGACAAAACGGTGCAAATCGTAGCTGGTGCCCCAAATGCTGCCCAAGGATTGAAAACCATTGTGGCTCTTCCGGGGGCAATGATGCCGAGCGGTAGCCTGATTTTCCCAGGAAAACTACGTGGTGAAAATAGCTTTGGTATGATGTGCAGTCCGCGTGAATTGGCTCTACCAAACGCCCCACAAGTCCGTGGTATTATCGAATTAGACGACTCCGCAGTAGTCGGAGAAGCCTTTGATCCAGTTAAACACTGGAAGGGATAG
- a CDS encoding DUF2785 domain-containing protein translates to MKEFLMEKIQTSQPYTNAELAWLLENIGHPDPTIRDELVYASFCHIFLEGLITREQAQSLLQFSQETKPFSPESSTLKQSFTCLLYCLLLSVDNEPESIYHAFLSTNDRELLFQQALDYLTIENDWSGYDEKLGWIHTAAHGADFLLAASCHDQFPDEKSKAVWQTIVTCLTKQSKVFSAGEEIRLAQILIYLLLNEKVTSQELTGWISKLDFPNQEPVDYFRWLNLQHFLSSLYFQLRSHQASTEEIEQAIEGKIEPA, encoded by the coding sequence ATGAAAGAATTTTTGATGGAAAAGATACAGACCTCCCAACCATATACCAATGCCGAACTGGCTTGGTTGTTGGAAAACATCGGCCATCCAGACCCTACTATACGCGACGAACTGGTCTATGCTAGTTTTTGCCATATCTTTTTGGAGGGCTTGATTACAAGAGAGCAAGCACAGTCGCTACTGCAATTCTCTCAAGAAACCAAGCCATTTTCCCCAGAAAGTTCCACACTAAAGCAAAGTTTTACTTGCTTACTTTACTGTCTGTTGCTGTCTGTCGATAATGAACCAGAGTCTATTTATCATGCATTTTTAAGCACTAACGACCGTGAGCTACTCTTCCAGCAGGCCTTGGATTATTTGACGATTGAAAATGACTGGTCTGGCTATGATGAAAAACTCGGTTGGATCCATACCGCTGCCCACGGAGCTGATTTTCTTCTGGCTGCAAGCTGTCACGATCAATTTCCCGATGAAAAAAGCAAAGCAGTCTGGCAAACTATTGTCACTTGTCTAACTAAACAAAGTAAAGTTTTCTCAGCTGGCGAGGAAATCCGTCTAGCACAAATTCTTATATATTTACTACTGAATGAAAAAGTAACCAGCCAAGAGCTGACAGGATGGATTAGCAAGCTGGACTTTCCAAATCAAGAACCAGTAGACTACTTCCGGTGGCTCAATCTCCAACATTTTCTGTCTAGTCTTTACTTCCAACTTAGGTCACATCAAGCATCGACCGAAGAAATCGAACAGGCTATTGAAGGAAAAATTGAACCAGCATAA
- a CDS encoding single-stranded DNA-binding protein gives MYNKVILIGRLTAQPELTQTPTGKTLTRVTVAVNRRFKTENGEREADFLNVIFWGKLAETLVSYGSKGSLISIDGELRTRKYEKDGSNHYVTEILGQSFQLLESRAQRAMRENNANDDLVDVILEEEELPF, from the coding sequence ATGTACAATAAAGTTATTTTAATCGGTCGCTTGACGGCCCAACCTGAACTCACACAAACACCAACTGGCAAAACTTTGACTCGTGTTACTGTTGCAGTTAATCGACGATTTAAGACAGAAAATGGTGAGCGTGAAGCAGATTTTCTCAATGTTATTTTCTGGGGCAAATTGGCGGAAACACTTGTCTCCTATGGCAGCAAGGGTAGTCTGATTTCTATTGACGGTGAATTGCGGACGAGAAAATACGAAAAAGACGGCAGCAACCACTATGTGACAGAGATTCTAGGCCAATCATTCCAATTGCTTGAAAGTCGTGCTCAACGTGCTATGCGTGAAAATAATGCGAATGATGATTTGGTGGATGTGATTTTGGAAGAGGAAGAATTGCCGTTTTAA
- the groES gene encoding co-chaperone GroES yields MLKPLGDRIVVKIEEKEQTVGGFVLAGASQEKTKEASVLAIGQGIRTLNGDLVAPAVAVGDTVLIDAHAGLEVKDGDQTVHIIREADILAIVE; encoded by the coding sequence ATGTTAAAACCATTGGGCGATCGTATCGTCGTAAAAATTGAAGAAAAAGAACAAACAGTTGGTGGCTTTGTCCTTGCAGGTGCAAGCCAAGAAAAGACAAAAGAAGCAAGTGTCCTAGCGATTGGACAAGGGATTCGTACCTTGAATGGTGACTTGGTTGCCCCAGCGGTAGCAGTTGGAGATACTGTTTTGATTGATGCTCATGCAGGATTGGAAGTCAAAGACGGTGATCAGACCGTTCACATCATCCGTGAAGCAGACATTTTGGCAATTGTAGAATAA
- the groL gene encoding chaperonin GroEL (60 kDa chaperone family; promotes refolding of misfolded polypeptides especially under stressful conditions; forms two stacked rings of heptamers to form a barrel-shaped 14mer; ends can be capped by GroES; misfolded proteins enter the barrel where they are refolded when GroES binds), giving the protein MAKEIKFAADARESMVRGVDILADTVKVTLGPKGRNVVLEKAYGSPLITNDGVTIAKEIELEDHFENMGAKLVSEVASKTNDIAGDGTTTATVLTQAIVREGLKNVTAGANPIGIRRGIEAAVATAVEALKAQASPVSNKAEIAQVAAVSSRSEKVGEYISEAMERVGTDGVITIEESRGMETELDVVEGMQFDRGYLSQYMVTDNEKMVAELENPFILITDKKISHIQDILPLLESILQTNRPLLIIADDVDGEALPTLVLNKIRGTFNVVAVKAPGFGDRRKAMLEDIAILTGGTVITEDLGLDLKDATIEALGQAAKVVVDKDGTTIVEGAGNPEAIANRVAVIKSQIEGTTSEFDREKLQERLAKLSGGVAVIKVGAATETELKEMKLRIEDALNATRAAVEEGIVAGGGTALVNVIGSVAKLELTGDDETGRNIVLRALEEPVRQIAYNAGYEGSVIIDKLKNSELGTGFNAATGERVNMIEAGIIDPVKVTRSALQNAASVASLILTTEAVVANKPEPAAPAMPQGMDGMGMGY; this is encoded by the coding sequence ATGGCAAAAGAAATCAAATTTGCAGCAGATGCACGTGAAAGCATGGTCCGTGGTGTTGATATTTTGGCTGATACAGTCAAAGTAACCTTGGGTCCAAAAGGTCGCAATGTTGTCTTGGAAAAGGCTTATGGCTCACCACTCATTACCAACGACGGTGTGACCATTGCCAAAGAAATCGAATTGGAAGACCACTTTGAAAATATGGGTGCTAAGTTGGTATCCGAAGTGGCGTCAAAAACCAATGACATCGCTGGTGACGGTACAACCACTGCAACTGTTTTGACCCAGGCTATCGTACGTGAAGGCTTGAAAAACGTAACTGCAGGTGCCAACCCAATTGGTATCCGTCGCGGGATTGAAGCAGCAGTTGCAACTGCGGTTGAAGCCTTGAAAGCACAAGCAAGTCCTGTGTCGAATAAAGCTGAAATTGCTCAAGTTGCGGCTGTGTCTTCGCGCTCTGAAAAAGTTGGCGAGTACATTTCTGAGGCTATGGAGCGCGTGGGAACAGACGGCGTTATTACTATCGAAGAATCTCGCGGTATGGAAACTGAGCTGGATGTGGTAGAAGGCATGCAATTTGACCGTGGTTATCTGTCACAATATATGGTAACAGATAATGAGAAGATGGTTGCGGAGCTTGAAAATCCATTCATCTTGATTACCGATAAGAAAATTTCTCATATTCAAGATATTTTGCCGCTCTTGGAAAGCATTCTTCAGACCAACCGTCCGCTTTTGATTATTGCTGACGATGTGGATGGTGAAGCACTTCCTACCCTTGTTCTCAATAAGATTCGTGGTACTTTCAACGTTGTTGCTGTTAAGGCGCCAGGATTTGGGGACCGTCGTAAAGCTATGTTGGAAGATATCGCTATCTTGACAGGTGGTACAGTCATTACAGAAGACCTTGGTTTGGACTTGAAAGATGCGACCATTGAAGCCCTTGGTCAAGCTGCCAAGGTTGTGGTCGACAAGGATGGTACAACTATTGTTGAAGGTGCTGGCAATCCAGAAGCCATTGCCAACCGTGTGGCTGTTATCAAGTCACAAATTGAGGGAACAACTTCAGAATTTGACCGAGAAAAATTGCAGGAGCGTTTGGCTAAATTGTCAGGTGGTGTTGCAGTTATCAAAGTCGGTGCCGCAACGGAAACTGAGTTGAAAGAAATGAAGCTCCGTATTGAAGACGCCCTCAACGCAACACGTGCCGCAGTTGAAGAAGGAATCGTTGCCGGTGGTGGTACAGCCCTTGTCAATGTTATCGGTAGCGTAGCGAAATTGGAGTTGACAGGCGACGATGAAACAGGACGCAATATTGTCCTTCGTGCCTTGGAAGAGCCAGTACGTCAGATTGCCTATAACGCAGGTTATGAAGGTTCAGTTATCATTGATAAATTGAAGAATTCTGAGCTTGGAACAGGCTTTAATGCTGCGACAGGTGAACGGGTGAATATGATTGAGGCAGGAATTATCGATCCTGTTAAGGTGACTCGTTCTGCTCTTCAAAATGCAGCTTCCGTAGCCAGCTTGATTTTGACAACGGAAGCAGTTGTTGCCAACAAACCAGAACCAGCCGCTCCAGCTATGCCACAAGGTATGGATGGAATGGGTATGGGTTACTAA
- a CDS encoding IS30 family transposase encodes MKNKHLTLSDRNDIQIGIEQLKPFSAIAVKLGKDPSTISKEVRRNRVIKENSSTSNCEACPLLKKAPYVCNACPKKRSNCGYQKQFYYAKRAQLDYEAKLSDSRTGVALNKDEFYRMDEIVSAAIQKGQHLNHIIASNELSASRASIYRYLEKGYLSTKPIDFPRVVKFRKRRTRKLQPIPKTAKEGRSYEDFQRFLIEKGISYWLEMDTVTGRIGGKVLLTFNLSFCNFIFARLLDNKTANEVAKHLYAIKNDLHQKEMDFCELFPVILTDNGGEFARVDDIEMDVRGESKLFFCDPNRSDQKGRIEKNHTLIRDILPKGSSFDNLTQEDINLVCSHVNSVRRASFNGKSAYELFTFTYGEELATLLGISKIDPGNVIQSPRLLDK; translated from the coding sequence ATGAAAAACAAACACTTAACTCTCTCTGATCGCAATGATATTCAAATAGGAATTGAACAACTTAAGCCCTTCTCAGCTATCGCTGTTAAGCTAGGAAAAGACCCGTCCACAATTTCAAAAGAAGTTCGGAGAAATAGAGTGATAAAAGAGAACTCTAGTACTTCCAATTGTGAGGCCTGCCCTTTACTCAAAAAGGCTCCATACGTTTGTAATGCCTGTCCGAAAAAGAGAAGCAACTGCGGATACCAGAAACAGTTCTACTACGCAAAAAGAGCTCAGCTTGATTATGAAGCTAAGCTCTCAGACTCGAGAACGGGTGTTGCACTAAACAAGGACGAATTCTATCGCATGGATGAGATTGTTTCTGCTGCCATCCAAAAGGGCCAACACCTCAACCACATCATCGCCTCAAACGAACTTTCGGCATCCAGAGCTTCTATCTACAGATACCTTGAAAAAGGCTATCTGTCCACAAAGCCCATTGATTTCCCCCGTGTCGTGAAATTCAGAAAGCGGAGAACCAGAAAACTACAACCCATTCCTAAAACTGCCAAAGAAGGACGGTCTTACGAGGACTTCCAACGCTTTCTCATAGAGAAAGGAATCAGCTATTGGCTGGAAATGGACACCGTTACTGGACGGATCGGTGGAAAGGTACTTCTCACCTTTAACCTCTCCTTCTGTAACTTTATCTTCGCTCGATTACTTGATAATAAAACAGCTAATGAGGTCGCTAAACATCTCTACGCTATCAAGAATGACCTGCATCAGAAAGAGATGGACTTCTGCGAACTATTCCCTGTCATTCTGACCGATAATGGCGGTGAATTCGCTAGAGTGGACGATATCGAAATGGATGTTCGTGGAGAATCTAAGCTATTCTTCTGTGACCCAAATCGTTCTGACCAGAAAGGGAGAATTGAGAAGAATCACACACTTATCAGAGATATTCTTCCTAAAGGAAGTTCGTTTGATAACTTGACACAGGAGGACATCAACCTGGTTTGTTCGCATGTCAACAGCGTCAGACGAGCTTCTTTCAACGGAAAATCCGCCTATGAACTCTTTACATTTACCTACGGTGAGGAATTGGCAACACTTTTGGGAATCTCTAAAATTGACCCTGGGAACGTCATCCAATCACCTCGATTATTGGATAAATAA
- the rpsL gene encoding 30S ribosomal protein S12 gives MPTINQLVRKPRKSKVEKPKSPALNVGYNSRKKVQTNVSSPQKRGVATRVGTMTPRKPNSALRKFARVRLSNLIEVTAYIPGIGHNLQEHSVVLLRGGRVKDLPGVRYHIVRGALDTAGVNDRKQGRSKYGTKRPKG, from the coding sequence ATGCCTACAATTAACCAGTTGGTACGTAAACCACGTAAGTCTAAAGTAGAAAAACCTAAATCACCAGCTTTGAACGTTGGTTACAACAGCCGTAAAAAAGTTCAAACTAACGTTTCATCACCACAAAAACGTGGTGTTGCAACTCGTGTCGGAACAATGACACCTAGAAAACCTAACTCAGCCCTTCGTAAATTCGCTCGTGTACGTTTGAGCAACCTTATCGAAGTTACTGCTTACATCCCAGGTATCGGTCACAACTTGCAAGAGCACAGCGTTGTTCTTCTTCGTGGTGGACGTGTAAAGGACCTTCCAGGGGTACGTTACCATATCGTTCGTGGTGCGCTTGATACTGCAGGTGTTAACGATCGTAAGCAAGGCCGTTCTAAATACGGTACTAAACGTCCAAAAGGCTAA
- the rpsG gene encoding 30S ribosomal protein S7, producing the protein MSRKNQAPKREVLPDPLYNSKLVTRLINRVMLDGKRGTAASIVYGAFDQIKEATGNDALEVFETAMENIMPVLEVRARRVGGSNYQVPVEVRPERRTTLGLRWLVTIARNRGEHTMIDRLAKEIMDAANNTGAAVKKREDTHKMAEANRAFAHFRW; encoded by the coding sequence ATGAGTCGTAAAAATCAAGCGCCTAAGCGCGAAGTATTGCCAGATCCATTGTATAACTCAAAATTGGTAACTCGTTTGATTAACCGTGTTATGTTGGACGGTAAACGTGGTACTGCTGCATCAATCGTTTACGGTGCTTTTGATCAAATCAAAGAAGCAACTGGTAACGATGCACTTGAAGTATTTGAAACAGCAATGGAAAACATCATGCCTGTACTTGAAGTACGTGCACGTCGTGTCGGTGGTTCTAACTACCAAGTCCCAGTTGAAGTTCGTCCAGAGCGTCGTACAACACTTGGTCTTCGTTGGTTGGTAACAATCGCTCGTAACCGTGGTGAGCACACTATGATTGATCGCCTTGCGAAAGAAATCATGGATGCAGCAAACAACACTGGTGCAGCTGTTAAGAAACGTGAAGATACTCACAAAATGGCAGAAGCAAACCGCGCATTCGCACACTTCCGCTGGTAA